CCATCGTGAGGTCGTCGTTGAGGGCCAATTGAAGGTACGTCTGTCCGTCGTCGCACTCAGCGGGCCGCTCCATGATCAGAAACCGACACCTCAGATTCAGCCCGGCGTACAGACGCTGGATCCTGTTCTCGTCGGGGTCGTCCCAGGCCTCACCGGTCTCGACGGTGACCCGCAGCCGCACATCAGCCATTCAACGCCTCTGCCGCAAACTGCAGCAGCTCTTCGAGCCCAAGATGGCGCGCTCCCCCTTCACCCCCGAGAAGAAGCCAGCTCCCGTCCCACTCCACTCGGAAGTTCTGCCCGCGGAAATTCTCGAACTCGACGAAACTTCCGGGAGCACCGTCGAGCAATGTCAGCTCACGGTGGAGCGTCTTGGGCGCGACCAACACCCCATCCGGCCCATCCGTGCCACCTTTGGTCACCGTATTGTCGAAACGCACCCTGAGGAACGGTGCCGGCGAGCGCTCGAGGTTGGCCGGAGTGAGAAATCGGATGAAACTCTCGCGAGCGTCTTCCAGCGAGTACCTGTCAGGGTGGGCGAACTCGCATTCATATCCAGGAAATACGGCCCAGGTCACTTTCTGTAGTTCCGGCTTCTGCACTTCGTGGTACCGATGAACTCCTGGACCGGCGACCCCAAGCACATCGAACGCTCTACCCCGATGAGAGAAGCCGGGAATTGCAATCAGCGGAGCACCTGCTGCCACGATCTGAGGTCCCGACTCGCGAGCCGACACGAGGAGAGAACTCACCAAATCCTCATCGTACGAATCGCGCGCGTTCACCTGGAACAGGGTACGGCGATCCTGACTGAGCGCAGCTGCGAAATCGAGCCCCGGAACGGGTGACCAGTGCCAGGCCTCCGGCACCCCGGACAGCTCCTCGACACCCGGAAAATTTGAGACGATAGCGGCCGGATCCATCGATCCCTCCCTCAAGCACCCCTGCACGAATAATTCGGTCCGGTATCTTGCCGATACCGCGGCGCCCGCTGGCCGTCACGGCCATTATCTGCGCGCGTCATGGGCTCCATATCGGTTGTGTCATTGTACCAAGTCTCCCGATCGGCATAACTGCTGTTATAGCCGGTCTCGTTGTAGTGCTCCACAACTCGCGGGTTATGGTCGTACGTCAGGATCGTCGAATCTCCCGGAATCACTTCACCCGCATTGTTACGCCAGGTGAGCTGATCCCTCGGAACACGGTTGTTATTCCGGTCCACGGGCCAGCCCCCCGCCGCGCGGCCCTCGTCGGTGAATCGCGTGACCATGTCTTCGTGCGTGGAATCCCAATAATTATGGGGATATTCCGAGGACCGGTTATGGGTGGTCGCGGGCGCATTCGGATCCACGGCATAGCGGCCGGTTGCGGGGTTGCGAATGAGCCCCAAGGGGTCCGTGAAAAGGAACGGATGAGACACATACGCGTAGTTATTGGGGCTCGGAGCGAGTCCCAACGGATCCGGGCTCACGTATCGCGCGTTCTCGGGGTCGTAGTACCGCGCGTAGTTGTAGTGCCAGCCGGTCTCAGGGTCCGCGTACTGTCCTGGAAACCTCAGAGGGCACTCCAGCCCTGGCCAGAAATCCGAGTCGGCCTCTACGGAGGAATGCTTCGTCCGGCCCCATAGCGTGCTGCTCCGCTGCCACGCCACGTTCCCGTCCCTGTCGACCAGTTCGGTCGGTGTGCCCACCGTGTCGCTGACGACGGCGTGGAAGCGGACACTTGCTTCATGTCGCTGACGGGAGGGGCCCTCGGCGGGCCGACGCGACGGCCCGTGGTCGAGCTGCGTCAGCGGTCGATAGGTGCCCGAGAAGTAGTCCCACGACGTTGCGTGACCGGTTCCGTCTATCTGTTCCGCGACCCTGGTTCCGTCCCAGGTGAACTGGAGTTCCTCAACCACCGAACCGTCGGCCGCCAGACGTGCCTTACCCCTGCGCCGTCCCGTGGGGTCGTAGCGATAGCGCCACGTCGTGCCCTCGGGGGTGACGGTCGCGGTGAGTCTGTCCTCGGCGTCCCAGGCATACGTCGAGACGTGCCTCTGCCCGTTGAGCAACCGCTTCACTGTTCTTACGGGCCGCCCCTGTCGGTCGTACTCGTACGTCGTACGCCCGGACCTGATCAGCCGGTTGCCCGTGTACTGCCTCTCCGCCCGTGCCGGACTGTCCGTGGGTACGGATGACCTCTGAATGTTCCCGAGGTCGTCGTATGCGTACGTCTCCGTCCAGTCACGAGCACGGATGGCTGTGACTCGGCCATCGCGGTCCACGTCAAACGCGCTTCGGCCCGTAGTGCGATCGTCGATCCCCGATGGAAGACCGTCGGCGCGATAGCTGAAGGAACGGTGCTGAATCGTCGTCTCGGCTGAAGGTCCCCTGCCGACGATGGACTGACCTGTGAGACGCCCAACAGCGTTCCAGGTCTGCCTCAGGTCGGCTCCGGGCCCCAGCCCGCGTCCCAGTTCCCGACCGAGGGCGTCAAAGGTGAACTCCATCAGGTGACCGGCCGCGTTCAGTGATTCCGGCCTGCCAACCGCGTCGTAACTCCAGGTGGAGACGATCCCGCTCGGGGTGCGCCGCTCGATGCGACGGCCCATGGCATCGAACGTGTAGGACGTCACTGCGCCGTCTATCGACTCCCGCACCAGGCGCCCGCCGGCGTCGTAGGCCCGCTCCAGGAGACTGTCGGCACCGACGGCTTGGAGGAGACGTCCCATGGGGTCGTAGACGAACGTGTTGCCCCCGTCGGCGCTCCGTTCTTCGACCACCCGGCCGAGTTCGTTCCGCGACAGAACGACCCGCTCTCCGGCACCATTGGTACGCGAGGCCAACCGTCCCGCCACGTCGTACGTGTACGTCAGCGTGCGACCCTCGAAGTCCGTCTCGGTGGTGAGCCGGTTCGTCTCGTCATAGGCGTAGTCCCATGACAGGCCCTGGGGATTCGTCACCTTGATCAGATTCACCTGGGTGTCGTACGTGAACCGATACTCGGCACCCGTGGGATCGGTACGTACGACGGGCTGGTGGAATGGGCCCGTTCGCGTCGTGGACCGATTTCCAGCCGCGTCGACGTGGGCGACCAGGTTTCCTTCGCCGTCCCATTGCCAGCTCTCCTGGCTTCCATCCGCAGCTGTACGCCAGGCCGGGGCGCCCTCGACGGTCCATCCCATGAGCTCGACGTTGCCTGCGGCATCGACGGCGCGGACTATGCGACCGAACGCGTCCCGCTCCACGTGCGTCGTGTGTCCGAGTGCATCCGTCTCGGCGATCGACAGGCCCAGCGCGTCACACCTCGTGGTGCTGACGTGGCCCAGCGCATCGACCCATCCTGTCCGACGCCCCTGCCCGTCGTAGAGGTACCGCTGGGTGTTACCCGCCGGATCCGTGACACTGAGCCGATTACCTCGTACGTCGAAGACCTGACTCCACTCGGCACCGTCCGCCTCCACGACGCGAACCGGCAGGTTCAGCTCGTCGTACTCCATTGAGGTCTGCAGGCCGTCAGGCCGTGTGATGCCGGCGAGGTCTCCCCGCGCGTCATACACGAACGAGGTGCGGCGACCCAGCTCATCGGTTCGGGACAGTGGTCGGTTGTAACGGTCCCACTCGGTGCGCACGGTACGGCTGAGCGGATCAGTGACTTCCGTGCGCTGGAGGAGTTCGTTGTACCGGTGGAGAGTTGTGTGACCCAACGAGTTGGTGAATCGAGTCTCCCGAGCTTCCGTGTCGTACGCGATGGTGCAGTCGAGAAAACCACTCACGCCTTCGCCACGCGTGCATCGATCCTGCTCGTCGTATTCGTAGCGATACCAGGCCCCGGTCCGGTCGGTCCACGAGGTGATGCGTGCTCGGTCGTCGTAGGCGAGCCGGTAGGGCAGCCCGCTCGAATTGTGGATCTCGGTGAGGTTGCCGTCTGAATAGCCGAAGGCGAGAAGCGCCGTCCCTGTCTCTCCCCCTTCCGGATCCCTGAGGCGCAGGTTCACGACACGGCCTCCGGCTGTGTCGACATCCACGTGGTATCCACCGGAATGACGTACCGCGACAGGAGCGCCGTAGGGGTCGCGGTCGATGTCGATGCGGTGATCGTTGCGGTCCGACACGGCAGCCAACGGAAGAGTGAAGGCCTGCTCGGCGGAAATCGGCTGAGCCACGGGGGCGAAATGCCGGACGTGACCGGACTCCGGATCCGTCACACGCAGCGGTGCATCCGGCCCTCCATCCCAGTCCAGCGGCCAGCGTGGTCCCTCCAACGGCATCACCGACGATCCCGGCGAGGGGACCGGGTACACCAGAATCATTCCGTCCTCGGCGGCGAACAGCGCGCCCTCGCTGTCGAGTTCGAGTCGTTCGTCCAGCGTTGACGCCCACGAAGGTCCGAACCACTGCCCAGAGGTGTAGGTGGACACGTGTGTGCGACGGAGCGCCAGCGGGAGAAGGGCCGGTAGCTGGACATCGGTGTGCTCCATGAACATCTCGCCGGACACCATGTCGACGGGATCGCCACCCTCACAACGCCCCTTGGCCGGCTTGCTCCTTGCCACGGCGTCGTCGGCTTCTCTTCTCAGCCCCTTCCCGAAACCCTTCACCATGGCCTTGAGCCCGCCCTTGCCCAAGGTCTTCATGCCTTTGGCGAGTTTGCCCAGGGACGTGATGCCCTTGCCGCCGGGTATGCAGTCGAGGGCGGCGAAGGCGACGTCCAGTAGACCGGCTTGGCCCTTGCGATATTTGTTGAGGGTGTCCGCCAGGACGACCAGGGCGGCGATCAGCACGATCGCACCGAGGATCGGCCCTCCGATGATCATCGCGATGATGCCGAGCACGGCGACGACGACCTTGCACACCGCGACGATGGTGTCCCAGTTGTCGGAGAACCAGTCCCCGACCTCCTCCCACCACTTCCGGTTGTGAATCCCCGCATCCGACGCCTCGTCGATCTTCGACTTCGCGTCCCGCGCCGCCTCCTCCCGCATCGCGCGGGCATCCGCAGCCATCTTCTTCGCCGCATCCAGCGCATTGCTCGCCGTCGTCACATCCGACTGAGCACTCTCATGCGCCGACTTCGCATGCTGGGCATCCCGCGTCGCAGCGCGCACCTTCGCCTCGTCCGGCTTCTCAGCACCGCTCTTGCTACCGGTCGGATCGTCCTTGTACTTGTCCGCTTCCTTGCCGGCCCGCGCCACCCACGAATCAGCCGACGACAAACGCGACTTCGCCGACGTCAGATCGGACTGCGCATCCCGCCCCTTCGCCAACGCCTTGTCCGCCAGCGCCTGCGCCCGCTCCAACTTCGGCCAGTACGCAGCCAGGGCATCCCCCGCCATCTCGTACGACTTCTTCAACTTCTTCAACTGCTTCGGCACACCGGCGAACTCGTCCTGAAAAGCCTTCGCCGACTTCCCCGCCCACTGCAGAACCGTGTCCTCGGCCGCCATCCCCTTGATCAGACGCAGCGCATCACCCACGTCATCGGCGAAGTCATGCAGATTCCTGGAGAGATGCCGCACCCGATCCGGATCACCCGGCGTCGGATCCCTCTCCAGATCCAGCACATGCCAGTCACCCGGCCGATTCCCTGCCATGCCGCAACCCCCGTGACAGCAACACCACCAACGACACCAACAACACCCGTATGCATGAGCGAAGTTACTGGATGTGTGCGAGGCGAGGAAGGGACGTCGGGGCGGACCCGGGGGTGGCGGCCGGGGCGTTACGCCGCGAAGCGGAAGGTGGAGGTGATGGCGTCGAAGATGTCGAAGAAAGAGTCGGCGAGGTCGAGGACCTGGCTGCTCCCGGCGACGAGCGCGACCTTGCCCTCCTGGCCGGGCACGGGGATGAACGTCTGCATGAGGACGGCACGGATCGTGCGCTGAAGGCTGTCGTCCGGTACGGCGATGTCCTCGATCCCGTACGTCCGCGCGGCGGGACCGACGCCGGGTATCTCGACGGTCGTCACCTTGCGCCAGGCGTCCCCCTCCTTCTTGGCCTCCCGCACCGCGAGTTGGCCGGCGATGGCCTGCGGGTCGGTGGAGAGCGGCTCGCCGGTCTGCGAGCGCCCGCCGACGATCGACACCGTGACCGATCCGGTGATCGGGGTGTCACCACCGAACGACTCCGCCATGCAGCCGCAGTACAGGGCACCGGACTTCCAGGCGTCGGCGGCGGCCTTGCGCAGGAAGGCGGTGTAGGTGTCGCGGTACTGCGCCAACTCCGGCCGCTCGTCGATCCGTTCGCTGACCATCCGCCGTATGGAGTCGTCCCGCGACTCCGGCCGCACGTCGAACTCCCACCACGACTCCGGCACCTTGATCCGGAATCCGCCGCGCTCGATGGTGAGCGTCTCCATGTAGCGGGCCATGGCTGTGTCCCCCGGGGTCGTGGTCGATCGTTCGTCGTTCACCGTTCGCCGTGACCGGCGCCCGTTCGCCACTCTGTTCGGACCGGCGGCTTGGGTCAGGGTACGAGGTGGGGATCGGGCGGGGGTGGGAGGCGTACGAGTCGAGCCACCGGGGCGGGCCGCCTTGACGTAGCCGGTGCTCACTCCTGCGAAGGGGGCGACGCTCACGGGCGGGGCCCGGCACCCGGGCGGCGGCTCCGGACCCCGCCCGCCGGCCGTGTCGAGAGCGTGGCGGATCTGTGGAGGGATCACGCAGTTGACGCACGGTGGGCCGCTCGGAGCTGGGAAGACGCCCAGATGGCTGTCAATTGCCCCCGTTCATCCCCATCCCCGGGGAAGTACCTCCTGGCGAAACCAACAGCCCCACGGATACCGTCGTTGCCCTTGACTGACTTGGTTGAACTGATGTCTCACGGGGAGTCCACTGTGAAGCGCCGCTCTTTGCCCGTTGCTGCCGCGTTCGCCGCGACCGCGGCACTCCTGCTGACAGCCTGCGGCAGCGGGGACGACAGCTCGAAGGGGAATGACAAGATCGCGGGGGCGGATTCCGGTGCCACGGCATCCGCCGCTTCCCCTAGCGCGAGCAGCACAACCGGCGCCGATCGCCCCGAAATCACCTTGCCCAACGGGGTGAAGGACGAGTTCGAGAGCTGGAAGACGGGCGACGCGACGAAGGACGCAGTCCTCGCCGACGCCGGCCACGCCCAGACGGCTACGAACGACGCCATCATCAAGGGCACATCCGACACCCCTGGCATGACCTTCTACTACAAGGGCAAAGCCCTGACATCGTCTACCCAGTGGGTGCAGAAGTGGTTGGACGCAGGCATCACCTACACCGGAACCACGCGCTACTACCGGCCGAAGGTCGAAATCTTCGACAACAAGTCTGCGGGCGTTTCGTACTGCGCAGATGAAAGCAAGGCATACAACCAGGACCGAAAGACGAAGAAGGTCGACAGGTCCTCAGCCGGCAAGGACGGGTTCGTTCTGTACAACACGCGCCTGGAGAAGAACGGTGCGGGTGTCTGGCAGACCTCGGACGGTACCTCGGTGCGGGGGAGCAAGACATGCGTTCAGTGATCCGGACGCGCACGCTCACCGCCGGAGCGCTCACGATCGTCTGCCTGCTCTGTGCGCCAGATGTCGCCTTCGCCGCCAAGGGCCCTGGAGGCTCTCAGTTCGATGTGGAAGGCAACAACCAGAAGGACAGCGGTAAGACCCTGGAGTCTCGGATCGTCTTCAGCGGCTCAGTAGGCGATACAAAGGGCGCGCATTCCGGCGGTTTCGCCCCTGTGGGGAACTGGTCTCCGCCTGCCTGTTGGTACGAGCCCAAGTGGTCGCCGGCTGAGTTCGCCGAGCAGTTCCAGAAGGACTGGGACATCCCCAATGCCAGTGGCGTTGGTGAGGCGTACAACCTCGCCAAGGAGCATTACAAGAACGGCGAGCCCTACAAGGACTTCAACAAGTCCCAGACAGGTAAGGGCATGTGGTGGGACGCCGTCCGCGACAAGGACCGCGAGGAGTCTGGCGATCCCGCCGCCTTCGCCTGCGACACGGCCACCTTCTGGGTGGAGAACGGCCGCACGCCGAACGTGAAGAATGCTGTGACGCCGGAGATCCTTGCCCAACTCGCCTACAGCAGGATCAAGGTTCCCGACACCAAAGTCACCCTCGCCCCCAAGAACGTCACCAAGGTCAACCTCCCCACTTGGGCCTGGCTCGACAAGGCGACGTTCAAGGAGGTCTCCGTCACCGCGGCTCTCGACGTCGCCGGGCTCAACATCTCCGCGACGACCACCGCGAAGCCCGCCTCGCTGAAACTGGAGCCGGGTACGGCCGACGCCGAGACCTTCCCCGCTTCGGGCGAGTGCCAGTTGAACGACGACGACTCGATCGGTGCGCCGTTCGCCAAGGGCAAGGCCCACGAGACACCGCCCTGCGGCATCAAGTACCTGCGCTCGTCGGGCAACGGGACGTACCAGCTCAGGGCGACCATCACCTGGGACGTGAACTGGACCGGCAGCGGCGGCGCGGGCGGAGACCTGCCCGACGGCACCTTCGGGACGACCCAGGACGTGACCGTCCAGGAGATCCAGTCCGTCAACCGTTGATGGAGTGCGGGGGCCTGCTCCGAGCCGACCACATGGAGCGGGCCCCTACCTGCGACGACGGGGCGTTTCGCCCAGAGGCCGCGGACTCGCATCACGTCGGAGACGACATCCCACTTCGCGATCCGGAATCACGGAAAGATCACCACATCACCAAGTCGATGCAAACTCAGGCCCATGCGCATCCCAAACAACATCGCACCCTGTCCCACGCTGTTTGCGTGCAGACGCCAGTAAGTAGGATCGCCGCGGTGATCGTCACATCCGAAGGTGCCGGGCTCCATCGACACCTCCGCCGCGAGATCTGTGCGGACCTGTCCAGGCGATCCCTTCACGGACGCAACGGGGGCGACCATCGTGAGTGACCTGCGGCTCGAAGGAACGATCTTCGAGGATCTGCGGAAGACCTTCTCCACCGTCACCGACCGCGTGGACGCCGCACGCCGCACCCTTCGCGGTACCGACGGCTCGGTCGTCGGTGACAGCGGTCTCGTGGACGACGTGCACGACTTCGCGGACGACTGGGGTTACGGGATCAAGCAGC
The window above is part of the Streptomyces sp. NBC_01428 genome. Proteins encoded here:
- a CDS encoding DUF6531 domain-containing protein codes for the protein MLDLERDPTPGDPDRVRHLSRNLHDFADDVGDALRLIKGMAAEDTVLQWAGKSAKAFQDEFAGVPKQLKKLKKSYEMAGDALAAYWPKLERAQALADKALAKGRDAQSDLTSAKSRLSSADSWVARAGKEADKYKDDPTGSKSGAEKPDEAKVRAATRDAQHAKSAHESAQSDVTTASNALDAAKKMAADARAMREEAARDAKSKIDEASDAGIHNRKWWEEVGDWFSDNWDTIVAVCKVVVAVLGIIAMIIGGPILGAIVLIAALVVLADTLNKYRKGQAGLLDVAFAALDCIPGGKGITSLGKLAKGMKTLGKGGLKAMVKGFGKGLRREADDAVARSKPAKGRCEGGDPVDMVSGEMFMEHTDVQLPALLPLALRRTHVSTYTSGQWFGPSWASTLDERLELDSEGALFAAEDGMILVYPVPSPGSSVMPLEGPRWPLDWDGGPDAPLRVTDPESGHVRHFAPVAQPISAEQAFTLPLAAVSDRNDHRIDIDRDPYGAPVAVRHSGGYHVDVDTAGGRVVNLRLRDPEGGETGTALLAFGYSDGNLTEIHNSSGLPYRLAYDDRARITSWTDRTGAWYRYEYDEQDRCTRGEGVSGFLDCTIAYDTEARETRFTNSLGHTTLHRYNELLQRTEVTDPLSRTVRTEWDRYNRPLSRTDELGRRTSFVYDARGDLAGITRPDGLQTSMEYDELNLPVRVVEADGAEWSQVFDVRGNRLSVTDPAGNTQRYLYDGQGRRTGWVDALGHVSTTRCDALGLSIAETDALGHTTHVERDAFGRIVRAVDAAGNVELMGWTVEGAPAWRTAADGSQESWQWDGEGNLVAHVDAAGNRSTTRTGPFHQPVVRTDPTGAEYRFTYDTQVNLIKVTNPQGLSWDYAYDETNRLTTETDFEGRTLTYTYDVAGRLASRTNGAGERVVLSRNELGRVVEERSADGGNTFVYDPMGRLLQAVGADSLLERAYDAGGRLVRESIDGAVTSYTFDAMGRRIERRTPSGIVSTWSYDAVGRPESLNAAGHLMEFTFDALGRELGRGLGPGADLRQTWNAVGRLTGQSIVGRGPSAETTIQHRSFSYRADGLPSGIDDRTTGRSAFDVDRDGRVTAIRARDWTETYAYDDLGNIQRSSVPTDSPARAERQYTGNRLIRSGRTTYEYDRQGRPVRTVKRLLNGQRHVSTYAWDAEDRLTATVTPEGTTWRYRYDPTGRRRGKARLAADGSVVEELQFTWDGTRVAEQIDGTGHATSWDYFSGTYRPLTQLDHGPSRRPAEGPSRQRHEASVRFHAVVSDTVGTPTELVDRDGNVAWQRSSTLWGRTKHSSVEADSDFWPGLECPLRFPGQYADPETGWHYNYARYYDPENARYVSPDPLGLAPSPNNYAYVSHPFLFTDPLGLIRNPATGRYAVDPNAPATTHNRSSEYPHNYWDSTHEDMVTRFTDEGRAAGGWPVDRNNNRVPRDQLTWRNNAGEVIPGDSTILTYDHNPRVVEHYNETGYNSSYADRETWYNDTTDMEPMTRADNGRDGQRAPRYRQDTGPNYSCRGA